Proteins from one Deinococcus sp. AB2017081 genomic window:
- a CDS encoding MFS transporter — MDGAAGPARWATMAAFFINGAAMATWAANIPSVRERLGLGEATLGFALLGIAVGSVGAFALAGRLSARYGSRPVIIAAAALTIPLVPALIAAPSLPVLVLTLLLFGFGISVMDVAMNAHGVLVERRLGRPILSSLHGLWSAGSLVGAGATTLLLRAGVTPVALALLAAGVLAALAVVALPRLLPGTLDRGAHGDGPTFVLPRGPLLALAALSFLAFVGEGAIADWSAVYIRDALKTDAGLAAGGLVAFNAAMFVARLVGDPVRARVSAPLLLRVCGGLAAVGMAAALLAPTPALAFAGFALCGLGFSNVVPVLFSAAGALPGTPAATGVAAAASAGYAGFLIGPPVIGVVAGAMSLQLALVLVVVFAALIAAAAGTVRAAAPVGAAPATP, encoded by the coding sequence GTGGACGGCGCGGCGGGGCCGGCCCGCTGGGCGACCATGGCGGCGTTCTTCATCAATGGCGCGGCCATGGCCACGTGGGCGGCGAACATCCCCTCGGTGCGCGAGCGGCTGGGCCTGGGGGAAGCGACCCTGGGCTTCGCGCTGCTGGGCATCGCCGTGGGGAGCGTGGGGGCCTTCGCCCTCGCGGGCCGCCTGAGCGCCCGGTACGGCAGCCGGCCCGTCATCATCGCCGCCGCCGCCCTGACCATCCCGCTCGTGCCGGCCCTGATCGCCGCGCCCAGCCTGCCCGTCCTCGTGCTCACGCTGCTGCTGTTCGGCTTCGGCATCAGCGTGATGGACGTCGCCATGAACGCCCACGGCGTGCTCGTCGAGCGGCGGCTGGGCCGGCCGATCCTGTCGTCCCTGCACGGCCTGTGGAGCGCCGGCTCGCTCGTCGGTGCGGGCGCGACCACGTTGCTGCTGCGCGCCGGCGTGACCCCCGTGGCGCTCGCGCTGCTGGCCGCGGGCGTCCTGGCCGCGCTGGCCGTGGTCGCCCTGCCGCGCCTGCTGCCGGGCACCCTCGACCGCGGCGCGCACGGTGACGGCCCCACCTTCGTCCTGCCGCGCGGCCCGCTGCTCGCCCTCGCGGCGCTGTCGTTCCTCGCCTTCGTCGGCGAGGGGGCCATCGCGGACTGGAGCGCCGTGTACATCCGCGACGCCCTGAAGACCGACGCCGGCCTCGCGGCGGGCGGCCTGGTGGCCTTCAACGCCGCCATGTTCGTCGCGCGGCTGGTCGGCGATCCGGTGCGCGCCCGCGTGTCCGCTCCCCTTTTGCTGCGCGTGTGCGGTGGCCTGGCGGCGGTGGGCATGGCGGCGGCGCTGCTGGCCCCCACGCCCGCCCTGGCCTTCGCCGGCTTCGCGCTGTGCGGGCTGGGCTTCTCCAACGTCGTGCCCGTGCTGTTCAGCGCGGCCGGCGCGCTGCCCGGCACGCCCGCCGCGACCGGCGTGGCCGCCGCCGCCTCGGCCGGGTACGCCGGCTTCCTGATCGGCCCGCCCGTCATCGGCGTGGTCGCCGGGGCCATGAGCCTGCAGCTCGCCCTCGTCCTCGTCGTCGTGTTCGCCGCCCTGATCGCCGCCGCCGCGGGCACCGTCCGCGCCGCTGCGCCCGTGGGGGCCGCCCCCGCCACGCCCTGA
- a CDS encoding Gfo/Idh/MocA family protein — translation MAVTPQVIGIIGTGNISAAYLKIARDLGLFRVKAVSDMDAARAAEVAAEYGIQAMTLDELLADPEIVAVVNLTPPGAHADVSLKALNAGKHVYSEKPLAVEREDGQKIMDLAASRGLRVGCAPDTVLGAGIQTAREVIDAGRIGRPVAANAFMMSSGPESWHPNPDFFYQRGAGPLFDMGPYYLTALVTLLGGVQKVSATTTKAFEQRPITSQPRAGEFITVNTPTHVAANLTLEGGAVATLVTSFDVPSSEVPRIEIHGTEGTLSVPDPNTFGGPLKIRLKGEKEWTEIPLTRPFRENSRGIGLADMLDADASGGTFRASGDLAMHVLDVMHTILESAEQEKTLTPRTATPRPAALDAQPGWFAAPATGD, via the coding sequence ATGGCAGTAACCCCGCAAGTCATCGGCATCATCGGCACCGGCAACATCAGCGCGGCGTACCTGAAGATCGCGCGTGACCTCGGCCTGTTCCGCGTGAAAGCGGTTTCAGACATGGACGCCGCGCGCGCCGCCGAGGTCGCCGCCGAGTACGGCATCCAGGCCATGACCCTGGACGAGCTCCTCGCCGACCCCGAGATCGTCGCGGTCGTGAACCTCACGCCCCCCGGCGCGCACGCCGACGTGAGCCTGAAGGCCCTGAACGCCGGCAAGCACGTGTACTCCGAGAAACCCCTGGCCGTCGAGCGCGAGGACGGCCAGAAGATCATGGATCTGGCCGCGAGCCGGGGCCTGCGCGTCGGCTGCGCGCCCGACACCGTGCTCGGCGCGGGCATCCAGACGGCCCGCGAGGTCATCGACGCCGGCCGTATCGGCCGCCCCGTCGCCGCGAACGCCTTCATGATGAGCAGCGGCCCGGAGTCCTGGCACCCCAACCCCGACTTCTTCTACCAGCGCGGCGCGGGCCCTCTGTTCGACATGGGCCCGTACTACCTGACCGCCCTGGTCACGCTGCTGGGCGGCGTGCAGAAGGTCAGTGCCACGACCACCAAGGCCTTCGAGCAGCGCCCCATCACCAGCCAGCCGCGCGCCGGCGAGTTCATCACCGTGAACACGCCCACGCACGTCGCCGCGAACCTCACGCTGGAGGGCGGCGCGGTCGCCACCCTGGTCACGTCCTTCGACGTGCCGAGCAGCGAGGTGCCGCGCATCGAGATCCACGGCACCGAGGGCACCCTGAGCGTCCCCGACCCGAACACCTTCGGCGGCCCCCTGAAGATCCGCCTGAAGGGCGAGAAGGAGTGGACGGAGATTCCCCTCACCCGCCCCTTCCGCGAGAACTCGCGCGGGATCGGCCTGGCGGACATGCTGGACGCCGACGCCAGCGGCGGGACGTTCCGTGCCAGCGGCGACCTCGCCATGCACGTGCTGGACGTCATGCACACCATCCTGGAGTCGGCCGAGCAGGAGAAGACCCTGACGCCCCGCACGGCCACGCCGCGGCCCGCCGCGCTGGACGCGCAGCCCGGCTGGTTCGCCGCGCCCGCCACCGGCGACTGA
- a CDS encoding sugar phosphate isomerase/epimerase family protein encodes MTQPHTPGTLSVQLYTFRDAYAADPAGTIARVAGLGFKYIEPFGIGNHGLSNADKVGRAKELRALLDANGLQAPTAHTAAPMGENAEAVLDAIEALGTTMPVISWPGEVPGFERNVMDTKDGTERFADALSEASGHARSRGLSLGYHNHWWEWSQFEGQYAYDLLLSRVSPDVFVEMDTYWAHTGGQDMPALLRRLGDRVKALHLKDGPATPDADQTPLGTGKVDYAAAIAAAPSARWHVLEMDRTAGDVFAEVGQSAQTLIDQGVSSWQ; translated from the coding sequence ATGACCCAGCCCCACACGCCAGGAACCCTGTCCGTCCAGCTCTACACCTTCCGCGACGCCTACGCCGCCGATCCCGCCGGCACCATCGCCCGCGTCGCCGGCCTGGGCTTCAAATACATCGAGCCCTTCGGCATCGGCAACCACGGCCTGAGCAACGCCGACAAGGTGGGCAGGGCGAAGGAACTGCGCGCGCTGCTCGACGCGAACGGCCTGCAGGCCCCGACCGCGCACACCGCCGCCCCCATGGGCGAGAATGCCGAGGCCGTGCTCGACGCCATCGAGGCGCTGGGCACGACCATGCCCGTGATCTCGTGGCCGGGCGAGGTGCCGGGCTTCGAGCGCAACGTGATGGACACGAAGGACGGCACCGAGCGCTTCGCCGACGCCCTGAGCGAGGCGTCGGGCCACGCGCGGTCGCGCGGCCTGAGCCTGGGCTACCACAACCACTGGTGGGAGTGGAGCCAGTTCGAGGGGCAGTATGCCTACGACCTGCTGCTGTCGCGCGTGAGCCCCGACGTGTTCGTCGAGATGGACACGTACTGGGCGCACACCGGCGGGCAGGACATGCCCGCGCTGCTGCGCCGCTTGGGTGACCGCGTGAAGGCGCTGCACCTCAAGGACGGCCCCGCCACGCCCGACGCCGACCAGACGCCGCTCGGCACCGGCAAGGTGGACTACGCGGCCGCCATTGCCGCCGCACCATCCGCCCGCTGGCACGTGCTGGAGATGGACCGCACGGCCGGCGACGTCTTCGCCGAGGTGGGCCAGAGCGCCCAGACCCTCATCGATCAAGGAGTGTCATCATGGCAGTAA
- a CDS encoding glycoside hydrolase family 3 C-terminal domain-containing protein, whose translation MTDTIHRPPGAVDVDALLDGLTLEEQVSLLAGADFWRTVAIPRVNVPSLKVSDGPAGVRGGGPLIGAMKTAAYPVGIALGSTWNVNLLREVGASLAREALDKGAGVLLAPTINVFRSALNGRNFENYAEDPVLTGRLAVAYVQGLQENGVAATPKHFAGNESEYQRGTISSDIPARAMRELYLRPFEMVVREADPWAIMTAYNRLDGTYCSEHPWLLETVLRKEWGFSGLVMSDWGGTHSAGESVRAGLDLEMPGPARARAGLLAEAQADPATAAAVKERARAVLRLIERTGTFANPRDVSDSAEKDTEYPETRALIRRAGAEGMVLLKNAGGVLPLPAGASVAVVGPNAAAAQVMGGGSAQMNAHRRVSPLDGLREAPGAGAVTTAVGCDNDKFLPVPQVPVHVEYRAHAGGDVAATDDRPQAEVMWFAYPEGVNPLDFHGTLTLTVHAPQDGAYDFSLASAGLSRLSVDGQELVDNWDAWRQGDTYFNFGSDEVRERTTLTAGPHTVTVTFQPHVIDNGIAGFNAVRIGFRAEPDEGSVAQAAAVAAAADYAVVCIGTNGDWETEGVDRWGLGLPGRQDELVAAVRAANPNTIVVLQTGGPVTMPWLDSVPAVLQAWFPGQEAGHAIADVLYGRAEPGGRLPQTFPASLKDDPTHPLNPDVQYPGVEGHVEYREGLYTGYRHVDRAGITPLFPFGFGLSYTTFELSSPALSAASVGAGESVTASVQVKNTGSRAGSTVVQLYVRDRESSLDRPAKELKAFAKVHLQPGQIQTVTLPVDMRDLAYYDDGQGAWVAEAGDFDLLIGQSSTDLPHTLRLSLSTDWKEPTA comes from the coding sequence ATGACTGACACCATCCACAGGCCGCCCGGAGCCGTCGACGTCGACGCGCTGCTCGACGGGCTCACGCTGGAGGAACAGGTCTCGCTCCTCGCTGGCGCGGACTTCTGGCGCACGGTCGCCATCCCGCGTGTGAACGTTCCCAGCCTGAAGGTGAGCGACGGCCCCGCCGGCGTCCGCGGCGGCGGCCCCCTGATCGGCGCGATGAAGACGGCCGCGTACCCGGTCGGCATCGCCCTGGGCAGCACGTGGAACGTGAACCTGCTACGCGAGGTCGGCGCGTCCCTGGCCCGCGAGGCGCTCGACAAGGGCGCGGGCGTGCTGCTCGCCCCGACCATCAACGTGTTCCGCTCGGCGCTGAACGGCCGCAACTTCGAGAACTATGCGGAAGACCCGGTCCTGACCGGCCGGCTCGCCGTGGCGTACGTGCAGGGCCTCCAGGAGAACGGCGTGGCGGCCACGCCCAAGCACTTCGCCGGCAACGAGTCCGAGTACCAGCGCGGCACCATCAGCAGCGACATCCCCGCGCGCGCCATGCGCGAGCTGTACCTGCGGCCCTTCGAGATGGTGGTGCGCGAGGCTGACCCGTGGGCCATCATGACCGCGTACAACCGCCTGGACGGCACGTACTGCTCCGAGCACCCGTGGCTGCTGGAGACCGTGCTGAGGAAGGAATGGGGCTTCTCGGGCCTGGTCATGAGCGACTGGGGCGGCACCCACTCGGCCGGCGAGAGCGTGCGCGCGGGCCTGGATCTGGAGATGCCCGGCCCCGCCAGGGCCCGCGCCGGCCTGCTGGCCGAGGCGCAGGCGGATCCCGCGACCGCCGCCGCCGTGAAGGAACGCGCCCGCGCGGTGCTGCGCCTGATCGAGCGCACCGGAACCTTCGCGAACCCGCGCGACGTGAGCGACAGCGCCGAGAAGGACACCGAGTACCCCGAGACGCGCGCCCTGATCCGCCGCGCCGGGGCCGAGGGCATGGTGCTCCTGAAGAATGCGGGCGGCGTGCTGCCCCTCCCGGCGGGCGCGAGCGTGGCCGTGGTCGGCCCGAACGCCGCGGCGGCGCAGGTCATGGGCGGCGGCAGCGCCCAGATGAATGCGCACCGCCGCGTGTCGCCCCTCGACGGCCTGCGCGAGGCCCCGGGCGCGGGCGCGGTCACGACCGCGGTGGGCTGCGACAACGACAAGTTCCTGCCGGTGCCGCAGGTGCCGGTGCATGTCGAGTACCGCGCGCACGCCGGCGGCGACGTGGCGGCCACCGACGACCGCCCGCAGGCCGAGGTGATGTGGTTCGCATACCCGGAGGGCGTGAATCCCCTGGACTTCCACGGCACCCTGACCCTGACCGTGCACGCCCCGCAGGACGGAGCCTACGACTTCAGCCTCGCGAGCGCGGGCCTGAGCCGCCTGTCGGTGGACGGGCAGGAGCTGGTGGACAACTGGGACGCGTGGCGGCAGGGCGACACGTACTTCAACTTCGGCTCCGACGAGGTGCGGGAGCGCACGACCCTGACGGCCGGGCCGCACACCGTCACGGTGACGTTCCAGCCGCACGTGATCGACAACGGCATCGCGGGCTTCAATGCCGTGCGCATCGGCTTCCGCGCCGAGCCGGACGAGGGCAGCGTGGCGCAGGCCGCCGCCGTGGCCGCCGCCGCCGACTACGCCGTGGTGTGCATCGGCACCAACGGCGACTGGGAGACCGAGGGCGTCGACCGCTGGGGGCTGGGGCTGCCGGGCCGGCAGGACGAACTCGTGGCCGCCGTGCGCGCCGCCAACCCGAACACCATCGTGGTGCTCCAGACCGGCGGGCCGGTCACCATGCCGTGGCTGGACAGCGTGCCCGCCGTGCTGCAGGCGTGGTTCCCCGGGCAGGAGGCCGGGCACGCCATCGCGGACGTCCTGTACGGCCGCGCGGAGCCCGGCGGCCGCCTGCCGCAGACCTTCCCCGCGTCCCTCAAGGACGACCCCACACACCCCCTGAACCCCGACGTGCAGTACCCCGGGGTGGAGGGCCACGTGGAGTACCGCGAAGGCCTGTACACCGGGTACCGGCATGTCGACCGCGCCGGCATCACGCCGCTCTTCCCCTTCGGCTTCGGGCTCAGCTACACGACCTTCGAGCTGAGCAGCCCGGCCCTCAGCGCGGCGAGCGTCGGGGCGGGGGAGAGCGTCACGGCCAGCGTGCAGGTGAAGAACACCGGCTCCCGCGCCGGCAGCACGGTCGTGCAGCTGTACGTCCGTGACCGCGAGAGCTCCCTCGACCGGCCCGCGAAGGAGCTCAAGGCCTTCGCGAAGGTGCACCTGCAGCCGGGCCAGATCCAGACCGTCACCCTGCCCGTGGACATGCGCGACCTCGCGTACTACGACGACGGTCAGGGGGCCTGGGTCGCCGAGGCGGGCGACTTCGACCTCCTGATCGGGCAGAGCAGCACGGATCTGCCCCACACCCTCCGCCTCTCGCTCAGCACCGACTGGAAGGAACCCACCGCATGA